The Terriglobales bacterium genome has a window encoding:
- the purE gene encoding 5-(carboxyamino)imidazole ribonucleotide mutase — MTSTSPLVGVIMGSRSDYQILEPAIEILRDLQVSFEKRIVSAHRTPDWMFEYASTAEKRGLQVIIAAAGGAAHLPGMVASKTILPVLGVPVPATLLNGVDSLLSIVQMPKGVPVGTLAIGQPGAANAGLLAASICALKDAELRERIRAWRAARQAEVLKMELPS; from the coding sequence ATGACATCCACCTCGCCGCTGGTCGGCGTGATCATGGGCAGTCGCAGCGACTATCAAATCCTTGAGCCCGCGATCGAAATTCTTCGCGATCTGCAGGTTTCCTTCGAGAAGCGTATCGTCTCCGCGCACCGCACTCCAGACTGGATGTTCGAATACGCATCGACCGCCGAAAAACGCGGACTGCAGGTGATTATCGCGGCCGCCGGAGGCGCTGCTCATCTTCCCGGAATGGTTGCATCAAAAACCATTCTTCCCGTTTTGGGAGTCCCGGTTCCTGCCACGCTGCTCAACGGCGTCGATTCTCTCCTCTCGATCGTGCAGATGCCCAAAGGAGTTCCAGTCGGCACACTCGCGATCGGACAGCCGGGCGCCGCAAATGCTGGACTCCTCGCGGCTTCGATATGTGCGCTCAAAGATGCTGAGCTACGAGAGCGAATTCGCGCGTGGCGTGCGGCGCGGCAGGCCGAAGTGCTCAAAATGGAGCTGCCTTCGTGA